A stretch of the Agromyces larvae genome encodes the following:
- a CDS encoding CPBP family intramembrane glutamic endopeptidase produces the protein MTGPAARPRATGWAAFWNRGGWWKAIVLAIVYLALYELLQLAFAPFTEALVDEQNLFATPGSVFAGLVLRVLTGSILLVAFAWSIGWLPRPLFARQPVRGSWWMWFAPVLVAIPIVLRVLGTDYSAYSGGVIVLTFVAGALIGFSEELLTRGFVVGLLRRRGYREWPVALLSSLVFALLHSVNLFSGQPIATVGLTIAYTFCFGILMYLTMRVTGSLIWPMVLHGLTDPITMLASGGIDQAPERVLDNPMLALAAPATLLLAVGAVVLLVFIRGDARGRAADGEPPRTDGGVDVTPSGVRTDPDRRPGA, from the coding sequence ATGACCGGCCCGGCGGCCCGGCCGCGCGCGACCGGTTGGGCGGCGTTCTGGAACCGCGGCGGCTGGTGGAAGGCGATCGTACTCGCCATCGTCTACCTCGCCCTGTACGAACTGCTGCAGCTCGCGTTCGCCCCGTTCACCGAGGCCCTCGTCGACGAGCAGAACCTGTTCGCGACACCCGGCAGCGTGTTCGCCGGCCTCGTGCTGCGGGTGCTGACCGGTTCGATCCTGCTGGTCGCGTTCGCCTGGTCGATCGGATGGCTCCCCCGCCCGCTCTTCGCCCGGCAGCCCGTGCGCGGGAGCTGGTGGATGTGGTTCGCGCCGGTGCTCGTGGCCATCCCGATCGTGCTCCGCGTGCTGGGCACCGACTACAGCGCCTACTCGGGCGGCGTCATCGTGCTGACCTTCGTCGCCGGGGCGCTCATCGGCTTCTCCGAGGAACTGCTGACCCGCGGGTTCGTGGTGGGCCTGCTGCGCCGCCGCGGCTACCGGGAATGGCCGGTGGCGCTGCTCTCATCGCTCGTGTTCGCGCTGCTGCACAGCGTCAACCTGTTCAGCGGCCAGCCGATCGCCACCGTCGGACTCACGATCGCCTACACCTTCTGCTTCGGCATCCTGATGTACCTCACGATGCGCGTGACCGGCAGCCTGATCTGGCCGATGGTGCTGCACGGTCTGACCGACCCGATCACGATGCTCGCCAGCGGAGGCATCGACCAGGCGCCCGAGCGCGTGCTCGACAACCCGATGCTCGCGCTCGCGGCGCCCGCGACGCTGCTGCTCGCCGTGGGCGCCGTGGTGCTGCTCGTGTTCATCCGCGGCGACGCGCGGGGGCGGGCCGCCGACGGCGAACCGCCGCGAACCGACGGCGGCGTCGACGTCACACCATCCGGCGTACGAACCGATCCCGATCGACGACCTGGTGCTTGA
- a CDS encoding NIPSNAP family protein yields MTGTIVEIRRYIANPGKRAELAAYMDRVVIPFVRARGMEVTASLLDRNDPDAYIWIRSFRDEPHRERTYDAVYQDPEWIETVKPVVADLMALDRAVITTATPTLEAG; encoded by the coding sequence ATGACCGGCACGATCGTCGAGATCCGCCGCTACATCGCGAACCCCGGCAAGCGGGCCGAACTCGCCGCGTACATGGACCGGGTCGTGATCCCGTTCGTCCGCGCCCGCGGCATGGAGGTCACCGCGTCTCTCCTGGACCGGAACGACCCGGACGCGTACATCTGGATCCGCTCGTTCCGGGACGAGCCCCATCGCGAGCGCACGTACGATGCGGTCTACCAGGACCCCGAGTGGATCGAGACCGTCAAACCGGTCGTCGCCGACCTGATGGCCCTCGACCGCGCGGTCATCACGACCGCGACGCCGACACTCGAAGCCGGCTGA
- a CDS encoding NADP-dependent oxidoreductase, with amino-acid sequence MTDHTTMRAIRQERFGDSSVLRLTEVPVPESLPTEIRVRVHAAGVNPVDWKTREGRGMAAVLGAPPFGLGWDVSGVVDAVGFGVTTVVPGDEVYGMPWFPRAADAYAEYVTAPSRHFARKPTTIGHVEAAAVPLAALTAWQALVDTADVQPGQRVLIHAAAGGVGHLAVQIAVARGAYVIGTGSAGRAEFLHSLGADEFVDYRAVRFEEAVDEVDVVLDLVGEQDLTDLRSIQVLKPGGIHIGVPSGVRPEVAAAAAARGVRTTGILVEPDRAALASIADLIDAGGLRVVVQQTFPLEQAAAAHDAGATARTQGKIVLEVAA; translated from the coding sequence ATGACCGATCACACGACCATGCGAGCGATTCGACAGGAGCGGTTCGGGGACTCCTCGGTGCTGCGGCTTACCGAGGTGCCCGTGCCCGAGTCGCTCCCGACCGAGATCCGCGTTCGCGTGCACGCCGCCGGGGTGAATCCCGTCGACTGGAAGACCCGAGAGGGCCGCGGCATGGCCGCCGTCCTCGGCGCACCGCCCTTCGGCCTCGGCTGGGACGTGTCGGGCGTGGTCGACGCGGTGGGCTTCGGCGTCACGACCGTCGTGCCGGGCGACGAGGTCTACGGCATGCCGTGGTTTCCCCGCGCGGCCGACGCGTACGCCGAGTACGTGACGGCGCCGTCGCGCCATTTCGCCCGCAAGCCGACGACGATCGGACACGTCGAGGCCGCAGCCGTGCCGCTGGCCGCCCTCACCGCGTGGCAGGCGCTCGTCGACACCGCCGATGTGCAGCCCGGCCAGCGCGTCCTCATCCACGCCGCCGCCGGCGGAGTCGGCCACCTCGCCGTGCAGATCGCGGTGGCCCGCGGCGCCTACGTGATCGGCACCGGCAGCGCCGGCCGTGCGGAGTTCCTCCACTCGCTCGGCGCCGACGAGTTCGTCGACTACCGAGCCGTGCGGTTCGAGGAGGCGGTGGACGAGGTCGACGTCGTCCTCGACCTCGTCGGCGAGCAGGACCTCACGGATCTGCGGTCCATCCAGGTCCTGAAGCCGGGCGGCATCCACATCGGCGTGCCGTCGGGTGTTCGGCCGGAGGTCGCGGCCGCCGCCGCTGCGCGCGGTGTCCGCACGACCGGCATCCTCGTCGAGCCCGACCGCGCCGCCCTCGCCTCGATCGCCGATCTGATCGACGCGGGCGGGCTCCGCGTGGTCGTGCAGCAGACCTTCCCCCTCGAGCAGGCTGCAGCCGCGCACGACGCGGGGGCGACCGCACGCACGCAGGGCAAGATCGTGCTCGAGGTCGCGGCATGA
- a CDS encoding winged helix-turn-helix transcriptional regulator, translating to MEACPTGQHHSHNVYEAECPCRSLLELLANKWTALAIGALEAGPMRFGALKNLLSGVSPKMLAQTLRRLEDSDLVTRTVYPAVPAHVEYELTDLGRSVAEPLRGLRVWVERHLDDVIGFDRARDLSLLEE from the coding sequence TTGGAAGCGTGCCCGACCGGTCAGCACCACTCGCACAACGTCTACGAGGCGGAGTGCCCGTGTCGATCGCTGCTCGAACTCCTCGCGAACAAGTGGACGGCGCTCGCCATCGGCGCCCTCGAGGCGGGCCCGATGCGGTTCGGCGCCCTCAAGAACCTGCTCTCCGGCGTGAGTCCGAAGATGCTCGCGCAGACCCTGCGGCGGCTCGAGGACTCCGACCTCGTGACCCGAACCGTGTACCCGGCGGTGCCCGCCCACGTCGAGTACGAGCTCACCGACCTCGGCCGTAGCGTGGCGGAGCCGCTGCGCGGCCTTCGCGTCTGGGTCGAGCGGCACCTCGACGACGTCATCGGCTTCGATCGCGCACGGGACCTCTCGCTGCTCGAGGAGTGA
- a CDS encoding HNH endonuclease signature motif containing protein encodes MTRDGRAIEVADATSLRPSSVGASLEAELAADLDAIAALERDIRIAQAEQLRFVASARERAELLEGVHDGSTSSDRELATRAFIAELATTLVVHEVRASEMVGDAARLAELPVAAAAFAAGGLGLAQVHTIMEVTAGASPEIVRRLERAAVERAPRQTNAALRRSLRRLRERLEPVPLAERRAAAERERRVCVDPAPDGMAWFSVLLTAERAFAVKARLDAVIARAESEASEASAPDPRTRDQRRADLAADLLLAGTLSGGESAALTATGAVTPRILVTVPVLSLLGIGDEPAELDGYGPIDAETARRLAAHAPSFQRILTHPETGAFLSYGRTTYRVPVDLAGYVQVRDGGCRFPGCGRRARESDIDHTRDWAHGGETSHANLACLCRKHHRLKHRSRWRMTQEPGGVIRWTSPAGHVLRTHPQRPFMPVRADEQAVAA; translated from the coding sequence ATGACCCGGGATGGACGTGCGATCGAGGTCGCGGATGCGACCTCGCTGCGGCCGTCATCGGTCGGGGCGTCGCTCGAGGCCGAACTGGCGGCCGACCTCGACGCGATCGCGGCACTCGAGCGCGACATCCGCATCGCCCAGGCCGAGCAGTTGCGGTTCGTGGCCAGCGCTCGCGAGCGGGCCGAGCTGCTCGAGGGCGTGCACGACGGCAGCACGTCGAGCGACCGCGAGCTCGCGACCCGCGCGTTCATCGCCGAGCTCGCGACGACGCTCGTCGTGCACGAGGTACGTGCGTCCGAGATGGTCGGCGACGCCGCCCGGTTGGCCGAACTGCCGGTCGCGGCCGCGGCGTTCGCCGCGGGCGGCCTCGGGCTCGCGCAGGTGCACACGATCATGGAGGTGACCGCGGGCGCGTCGCCCGAGATCGTCCGGCGGCTCGAGCGCGCGGCGGTCGAGCGGGCGCCACGGCAGACGAACGCCGCCCTGCGGCGAAGCCTCCGCCGCCTGCGCGAGCGGCTCGAACCCGTTCCGCTCGCCGAGCGACGCGCGGCCGCCGAGCGCGAGCGCCGGGTGTGCGTCGACCCCGCGCCCGACGGCATGGCGTGGTTCAGCGTGCTGCTCACCGCCGAGCGGGCGTTCGCGGTGAAAGCGCGGCTCGACGCGGTCATCGCGCGGGCCGAGAGCGAAGCATCCGAGGCATCCGCGCCCGATCCGCGCACCCGCGACCAGCGGCGCGCCGATCTCGCGGCCGACCTGCTGCTGGCCGGCACCCTGTCGGGCGGCGAGTCCGCCGCGCTCACCGCGACCGGCGCGGTGACGCCGCGCATCCTCGTCACCGTGCCGGTGCTGTCGCTGCTCGGCATCGGCGACGAGCCGGCCGAGCTCGACGGGTACGGCCCCATCGACGCCGAGACGGCGCGGCGGCTCGCGGCGCACGCGCCGAGCTTCCAGCGCATCCTCACCCACCCCGAAACCGGGGCGTTCCTCTCCTACGGGCGCACGACGTACCGGGTGCCCGTCGACCTCGCGGGCTACGTGCAGGTGCGTGACGGCGGGTGCCGGTTCCCGGGGTGCGGGCGGCGGGCCCGCGAGAGCGACATCGACCACACCCGCGACTGGGCGCACGGCGGCGAGACCTCGCACGCGAACCTCGCCTGCCTGTGCCGCAAGCACCACCGACTGAAGCACCGATCCCGGTGGCGGATGACGCAGGAGCCAGGCGGCGTCATCCGTTGGACCTCACCGGCCGGCCATGTCCTCCGCACCCACCCGCAGCGTCCGTTCATGCCGGTGCGCGCCGACGAACAGGCCGTCGCGGCCTGA
- a CDS encoding metallopeptidase family protein, translating to MVEISDDDFDRMVGEEYDALPPDMVRGLENVAILIANQPLGERPRLFGLYSGRPLKTRGVYGYGELPDRITLFKNNLQAHSADLDDLRSRVRVTLVHEIGHYFGLDDTRLRELGWA from the coding sequence ATGGTCGAGATCTCGGACGACGACTTCGATCGCATGGTCGGCGAGGAGTACGACGCGCTGCCGCCCGACATGGTGCGCGGACTCGAGAACGTCGCCATCCTCATCGCGAACCAGCCGCTGGGGGAGCGGCCGCGCCTCTTCGGCCTGTACAGCGGGCGCCCGCTGAAGACCCGCGGCGTCTACGGCTACGGCGAACTCCCCGACCGCATCACGCTGTTCAAGAACAACCTGCAGGCCCACAGCGCCGACCTCGACGACCTGCGCTCACGGGTGCGGGTCACGCTCGTGCACGAGATCGGGCACTACTTCGGGCTGGATGACACGCGGCTGCGAGAACTCGGTTGGGCCTAG
- a CDS encoding EamA family transporter, with amino-acid sequence MTRRDMLLAALVATMWGFNFVVIDWGMTGIPPLFFVAVRFAVVALAALVVPRPLASWKTVVGVGLFMCLGQFGLLYTSIALGLQPGIAALLLQAQVVLTILVAALALRERPSRLQTIGVLVGTVGLGVVALGRGGDAPALAVVLSLLAALSWAIGNVISRNAGPVAPAKRLGALSLTVWSSLVVPLPALGLSAIIEGPDAIAAGIAAFGWRPIVSTLYTAGLCTLVGYAIFNGLLARNRSASVVPWVLLAPVVAMASAALLLGQIPNLWETVGGLVLVAGVFIANAQVRRRARPAASVMVAEPPTAGRAVLNRSER; translated from the coding sequence ATGACGAGACGCGACATGCTGCTGGCCGCCCTGGTGGCGACGATGTGGGGCTTCAACTTCGTCGTCATCGACTGGGGGATGACCGGCATCCCGCCGCTGTTCTTCGTGGCCGTGCGTTTCGCCGTCGTCGCCCTCGCCGCCCTGGTCGTGCCGCGCCCCCTCGCGAGCTGGAAGACCGTCGTGGGCGTCGGCCTGTTCATGTGCCTCGGCCAGTTCGGCCTGCTCTACACCTCGATCGCGCTGGGGTTGCAGCCCGGCATCGCGGCGCTGCTGCTGCAGGCGCAGGTCGTGCTGACGATCCTGGTCGCCGCACTCGCGCTGCGCGAGCGGCCGAGCCGGCTGCAGACCATCGGCGTGCTGGTCGGCACCGTCGGGCTCGGCGTCGTCGCCCTCGGTCGCGGCGGCGACGCGCCGGCCCTCGCGGTCGTGCTGAGCCTGCTCGCCGCGCTGTCGTGGGCGATCGGCAACGTGATCTCGCGGAACGCCGGCCCGGTCGCACCCGCGAAGCGCCTCGGCGCGCTCTCGCTGACGGTCTGGTCGTCGCTCGTCGTGCCGCTGCCGGCGCTCGGCCTCTCGGCGATCATCGAGGGCCCCGACGCCATCGCCGCCGGCATCGCGGCGTTCGGCTGGCGGCCGATCGTCTCGACGCTGTACACCGCGGGCCTGTGCACCCTCGTCGGCTACGCGATCTTCAACGGGCTGCTCGCCCGCAACCGCTCGGCATCGGTGGTGCCGTGGGTGCTGCTCGCGCCGGTCGTGGCGATGGCGTCGGCGGCGCTGCTGCTCGGCCAGATCCCGAACCTGTGGGAGACCGTCGGCGGGCTCGTGCTCGTCGCGGGTGTGTTCATCGCGAACGCGCAGGTGCGTCGGCGCGCGCGCCCCGCAGCATCCGTCATGGTCGCCGAACCTCCGACAGCGGGCCGTGCCGTTCTCAACCGATCAGAAAGATGA
- a CDS encoding LysR family transcriptional regulator gives MIDLEAVVALRAVATNGSVAAAADALGFTPSAVSQQIKRLERGTRVALLERAGRGVVLTDAGRHLVTSSATVLADLERIEADLHLTGSAGAADTGRRITGEVRIGAFSTAVRGILIDVLPRLRAEHPELRVPLRESEPWETIALVASGQRDLGIVHRWGGVALAMPDHLVETPLFTDVADVVLRRDHALAGRTELSPADLADEEWIATFDSTICRQWLRRLFDGVSNAPRIVHESMEFENHLELVRAGLGVALVPRMGRPPLHDDLVAIPTVRPVSTRDVSAVHRRSQAGAPALQAVLDAIRAVAVGRAVG, from the coding sequence ATGATCGATCTCGAAGCCGTGGTCGCGCTGCGGGCGGTGGCCACGAACGGAAGCGTCGCGGCCGCGGCCGACGCGCTCGGCTTCACCCCGTCGGCGGTCTCGCAGCAGATCAAGCGGCTCGAGCGCGGCACCCGCGTCGCGCTGCTCGAGCGCGCCGGTCGCGGAGTGGTGCTGACGGATGCCGGGCGGCACCTGGTGACGTCATCGGCGACGGTGCTCGCCGACCTGGAACGCATCGAGGCCGACCTGCACCTGACCGGCAGCGCCGGCGCCGCTGACACCGGCCGTCGGATCACCGGCGAGGTGCGCATCGGCGCGTTCTCGACGGCGGTGCGAGGCATCCTGATCGATGTGCTGCCGCGCCTGCGCGCGGAGCATCCCGAGCTGCGGGTGCCGCTGCGCGAGAGCGAGCCGTGGGAGACGATCGCGCTCGTCGCATCGGGGCAGCGCGACCTCGGCATCGTGCATCGCTGGGGAGGCGTTGCGCTCGCCATGCCCGACCACCTCGTCGAGACGCCCCTGTTCACGGATGTCGCGGACGTCGTGCTGCGCCGCGACCACGCCCTGGCCGGCCGAACCGAGCTGTCGCCGGCCGACCTCGCCGACGAGGAGTGGATCGCGACCTTCGACTCGACGATCTGCCGGCAGTGGCTGCGTCGACTCTTCGACGGCGTCTCGAACGCCCCGCGCATCGTGCACGAGTCGATGGAGTTCGAGAACCACCTCGAGCTCGTGCGGGCCGGCCTCGGGGTGGCGCTGGTGCCGCGGATGGGGCGGCCACCGCTGCATGACGACCTCGTGGCCATCCCGACGGTGCGGCCCGTGTCGACGCGGGATGTGTCGGCAGTGCACCGACGGAGTCAAGCAGGGGCGCCGGCATTGCAGGCGGTGCTGGATGCGATTCGTGCCGTGGCGGTGGGTCGCGCCGTGGGTTGA
- a CDS encoding serine hydrolase domain-containing protein, with translation MPTKALHFRWFALPLAAVAAVAGLGGCSSSADEASASPTPGDPVASDGSLTLVEDGLDAGSTASLNAAATESFAGVSAPGAVMAIRTPEGTWAATIGFLDWDETTPITADVHQRVGSVTKTFTVTALLQLAERGDLSLDDPIDRYVPGMPNGDATLYDLAAMRSGIPSYTFDEEFQQTVFADPNHAWAPQELVDLVKGDAPMFAPGTRTFYSNTNTVLLGMVIEQVAGRPIQDVMQEQIIGPLGLSGTVFPTDASFPEPHANGYTTQGTDDGLPVDATDWNPSWGWTAGAMISDLDDLLVWGEALVTGEGLLSPEWQQTRLDSFDFSIPVYVGEGQDAPQSEARAYGLGLGLALGWYGHTGELPGYNTVVQHHPETGTTLIVMVNSDIKSGECPADARPRPAGAPPVRAKTRPCTSRTRSPRRSGRRSWRGERANAPRIVHESTEFENHLELARRAASGRAPRGSEAGPRCPRGRSGRLCRMIYAVSVWPGSDSEWGDGHGGARGREH, from the coding sequence ATGCCGACGAAAGCGCTTCACTTCAGGTGGTTCGCACTCCCGCTCGCCGCGGTCGCGGCGGTGGCGGGGCTCGGCGGGTGCAGCAGCAGCGCCGACGAGGCATCCGCGTCTCCGACGCCCGGTGACCCCGTGGCATCCGATGGCAGCCTCACCCTCGTCGAAGACGGGCTCGACGCCGGCAGCACCGCGTCGCTGAACGCAGCGGCGACCGAATCGTTCGCCGGCGTCAGCGCGCCCGGCGCGGTGATGGCGATCCGCACGCCCGAGGGCACCTGGGCGGCGACGATCGGCTTCCTCGACTGGGACGAGACGACGCCGATCACCGCCGACGTGCACCAGCGGGTCGGCAGCGTCACCAAGACCTTCACTGTCACGGCGTTGCTGCAACTCGCCGAGCGCGGCGACCTCTCGCTCGACGACCCGATCGACCGGTACGTGCCCGGCATGCCGAACGGCGACGCGACCCTGTACGACCTCGCGGCGATGCGCAGCGGCATCCCGTCGTACACGTTCGACGAGGAGTTCCAGCAGACGGTGTTCGCCGACCCGAACCACGCCTGGGCGCCGCAGGAGCTCGTCGACCTCGTGAAGGGCGACGCGCCGATGTTCGCGCCCGGTACGAGAACCTTCTACTCGAACACGAACACGGTGCTGCTCGGCATGGTGATCGAGCAGGTCGCGGGTCGGCCGATCCAGGACGTCATGCAGGAGCAGATCATCGGCCCGCTCGGCCTGTCGGGCACGGTCTTCCCGACGGATGCCTCGTTCCCCGAGCCGCACGCGAACGGCTACACGACGCAGGGCACGGACGACGGGCTGCCCGTCGACGCGACCGACTGGAACCCGTCGTGGGGCTGGACGGCCGGCGCCATGATCTCCGACCTCGACGACCTGCTCGTCTGGGGCGAGGCGCTGGTCACGGGCGAGGGCCTGCTCTCGCCCGAGTGGCAGCAGACGCGGCTCGACTCGTTCGACTTCTCCATCCCCGTGTACGTGGGCGAGGGCCAGGATGCCCCGCAGTCGGAGGCGCGGGCGTACGGGCTGGGACTCGGCCTCGCGCTCGGCTGGTACGGCCACACCGGCGAGCTGCCCGGCTACAACACCGTCGTGCAGCACCACCCCGAAACCGGCACCACCCTCATCGTCATGGTGAACAGCGACATCAAGTCGGGGGAGTGCCCGGCGGATGCGCGACCACGTCCGGCGGGCGCACCACCGGTCCGTGCGAAGACCCGGCCGTGTACGTCGCGAACGCGCTCGCCGCGGCGATCGGGGCGCCGCTCGTGGAGGGGTGAGCGCGCCAACGCGCCGCGCATCGTGCACGAGTCGACGGAGTTCGAGAATCACCTCGAGCTCGCGCGTCGCGCAGCCAGCGGACGAGCACCGCGAGGCTCGGAAGCAGGACCGCGATGCCCCAGAGGCCGGTCTGGACGGCTGTGCCGAATGATATATGCGGTCAGTGTGTGGCCCGGGTCAGATTCGGAATGGGGCGACGGTCATGGCGGGGCGAGAGGCCGTGAGCATTGA